AACGTCGGCGTCCGGCGCGCGCGCTTGATCTGGCAATATTTCGCGTGCGGCCGTCAGCGCATTTTCCGGCCGCATGGACGGCAGGGCGGCGGCTCCAAAAGGCACGACCGGCAGAGGCGCGTCGGCCGTCAACAGACCTTCGCGATGCGCGATCGACAGACCAGCCAGCCTGGCGATCAGCGGCTCCGATCCCGAATAGCGCGTGGTGAACGACTGAGGTTCCCCGATGTTGCCGCGCCAGCGGAAAAACAGATGCGTGTCGATAGCGGCGATCTTGTTCATCTGGCTGCTCCACGCCGGATGAACCCAATCGGTGTGGTAATGGGTGGCATTGCCAACGGCCGGTTCGATCTGTCCGGTGAGCATTTCCGACGCAGTGATGCGAGCCTGGCGCCAGATAGCGGCCGATGGTTGACGGCGCGCCATCGAACCATCGCACGCAAAGGTGAACTGGCAGCCGGTCTTGCGTTCCGCGCCCTGGAAGACGACGCCGCAAATCGAGTGCGGGAAGGCGGGATGCCGGACTCTGTTGAGCACAACCTGCATCACCGCGCGCTGATCCGCCGCACGCGTGCCGGCTTCATAATAGCCTGTGGCGGCAAGGCAATCGGTCGCCCGCTCGCGGTCCGCCATGTTCCCGGCCCAAAAGAAGGGCTTGGCCGCAACACGTCCAGCCGGCACGATCGCTATGCTGTCGTTGATGAGCCGCGCCTTTTCGGCCTCGGGCCCAGTCGTCGCGGCCGGTTGTACCCCCGGTGGGAGGAGGGGCGCCGCTATTCCGGAGGCGGACTGACCGGACGATGCGGACTTAGAGTGATCCTCCGGTTTTCCTGTGCCCTGGTCGGCGAATATGAGGACGAGGCCGATGCATGCCAGCAGAACGATAACCGTCGTTCGGACCGTCAGCAGCGCGGATAGCCATCGGGAGATCGCAGCGACAATGTCGAGCGAACCGCCGGCTGATGGATCGGGAGGCGCAATACTAGCCATGACCCGCATTCACTCCGGCTGGTCAAACTTGGCTTGCATTGGTCCAAAGCAAGAAGTGCAGGTCATTGATGGCTCCGATACTGCTCAAAGCCTGCGCCAGACGGCGCGTCATTCCTATCGTCAAAAACTAGGCTGGGATTTGCGTCATGAGTTTCGGCTAGGGAATAATCATAAGGGGAAAGCAGAACACGAAACTGGTTGGATGAAGGGGGAATGCCCCTGACATCCGCTTTGCTCCATAAGCGTGCCGGGCAGGATGGGGACAAGATGCTGACCGGGTTTCAGACAACAGGGCAGGCGACGACAAGCGGCATGAAGAGGCCAAGCATCGCCGTGTCCGCGAGAGCCGACGAAAGCGACGGCATCTCGCCGACATCGCGCAAAGTCGCTTATCTGGTGAATGTTTATCCCAAGGTCAGCCATAGCTTTATCCGCACCGAAATCATGGCGCTGGAACGACTGGGCATCGACGTTTCCCGCTTTACGATCCGCCGGACGCCCGAGAGCTTCAGCGATGCCGAAGATCGGGCCGAAGCGGCGCGAACGACGGCGCTTCTCGACGGGAATTGGTGGCTGCTGGCGGGCGCCGTCCTGCGCAGTTTTTTGAAACGTCCGGGCAAAACATGTTCCGCGCTGGTTCGATCGCTCAGAAAGACCGAAAGCCGCGTGCGCGCCATCGCCTATTTTGCGGAGGCGACGATGCTGGCTGAGCAGATGGAGCGCCGGAACATCCGGCATGTTCATGTTCACTTCGGTACCAACCCGGTGGCCGTCGCGCGATTGGCCGCTCGGCTTTCGGCGATCAGCTATAGCTTCACGGCGCACGGTCCGGACGAATTCGATGCCCCGCTGCTTCTTGATCTGCCTGGGAAGATTGCCGACGCGGCTTTTGTCGCCGGAGTGTCAAGCTTCGGCAGGAGCCAGCTTATGCGATGGTCCGACCCAGCACATTGGGACCGGATTCAGGTGGTGCGCTGTGCGGTTGCGCCGCATTTCCTGCAGGAGGAGGCAACCGATCCCGCCGGGCTTGAAAGCCGAACGCTCACTTGTGTCGCGAGGCTGAGTGCACAAAAGGGGTTGCCGCTACTGGTCGCCGCGGCGGCGCGGATCGCCGGATCGCATGATTTCACGATCGATATCATCGGTGACGGCGACGGGCGGGCAGTGCTGGAAGAGCAGATCGAGCGCCTGAATCTGACGCACCGGATCCGGTTGCTGGGATGGCGTTCTTCCGAGGATGTTCGCAAATTGCTGGCTGCCTCGCGTGCGCTGGTTCTGCCCAGCTTTGCTGAGGGTTTGCCCGTTGTTCTGATGGAAGCGCTTGCGCTTGGCCGGCCGGTGGTGTCGACGGCGATTGCGGGCATTCCCGAACTTGTGGATGACGAAAATGGTTGGCTGATCCCGGCGGGCTCCGTCGATGAGCTGGCCGAGGCGATGAAGGCGGTTCTCGACGCGCCGCGAGACCAGCTTGAGGCGATGGGGAGAACGGGCAGGGCGCGCGTGCTTGCGGCGCATCATGCGGACATCAATGCGCGCGAACTCGCGGCGCTTTTGGATGCCTGTCTTTAGCGCCGATATCAGAGCGATGCGGGAGGAATGATCCGCAGCGCTATCGAAAGATATTGTCGCCAAAGTGCAGCGCGCTGCTGTCGTGGCGGCAGGGGTTTGGCCAGCCGCGAGATATCGCTGCGCTGCATCCCGGTCCGCTCACACAGGAACGGATGGCGCGGCCTCTGGGCAAAATAACTGTAGAATACGGCCATCCGATCGCGCGCGGTGGCCGGCTTGCCGCGGTGGAAGAAGCGAGCCGTATCGGTGAAGATCACCGTTCCGGCCGGGCCGCAACAACTGACGATGTCATCGGCATATGTGGCGCCGAGCGTTTCCGTCAGGGCCGCGTCATCCACCAGTTCATAGTTGAACCCGGCCTCGTCGCTTTGCAGCATATCATGCCGCCTGATCATCTGGAACGGGCCGCCATCCTCGTCCACGTCGTCCAGATATATCGCGACCTTGAGCATCCTCCGATCTTCCCAATCGCGGTGCCATTTACGGGTGGAAACCTCGCGGCCGTCGGCGACTGTGTAATTGATCGTCACGCCGTCATAGGCTGGCGGCAGCCCGATATAGCTTTCGGCGATATCCAGTAACCTGTCCTGAAGGCCAAAGAGATAGATTGAAGGGTGATCGATAATTCGATCCGGGGGCACGATCACGAAGACCTCACCATTCGCCACCCGCGCTCGCGCTTCGTCCGCAAACGCTTCGCTCAGTGTCCGGGCCTCTTCGATCACGGCATTTGCGTCCGCCAATCCGAGGGCATCGACCGTCGTGATGTACACACCGTCCCTTTCCAAGGCATCGACAATTTTTGCGTCGATTTCGGAAAGTCGGGGCAGGATCGGCTGGTGGATACGAATTGCGTCGCTGTACTTACGACCAAGCAGGATACGCACGCCTGGCCGGTTGAAGAGTTTCAGGGCCATGCGGGCAGGCATGCCCCTGAGCCACCGTCGGCGTTGTTCGATGATTTGACTGAGCATCGCGAACCCTTCTCACAAGCCAACAGATGACCGACGTGCCGCGGGCAGAAAACCGATGTGGGGATCGGGCAAAAGAGACACGGTTCAACGACCGGCGGATCTAGCTAGGGTGATTGGGGCTCCGACATGGCATTGTAGTAATATTCATATTCGTTCATTTGGAGCGGACTCGACAAGGAACGGTTCAGCACTGCGCCGATGACGGGCGTCGGGCTGAGCGATTTGATCATATTGACCAGCGCGCGCTTGGAAGTCCGCGCTTCTTGAACGACGATGATGACCCCGTCGACCGCCGGCGCAATCAACATGATATCGTCATGGATCACGGCTGGCGGTGTATCGATGATACAGATTGGCTGATCGTCGGAATTGCGGATAGCGTTGGTCAACGCCGTCAGCTTGTCCAGGGAAAGCAGCCCCTCCGGATTGGCCTTTGGCGTGCGCACGCGATGGACGGTCAATTTGGTCCCGTCGATACGCATTCCGGTGTCCTGCAGCGTAGCCAACTCGCCGAGGGCGTCGTCGATGCCAGGCCGAATGGGCGAAAGGCCAAGGGTCTGACCAATCGACGGTCGGCGCAGGTCCAGTTCGACGAGCGTGGTAGGATGAATGCGGCTGAGAGCCGCCGCGAGATTGACGGCAACATGGGTCTTGCCGTTGCCCGGCTGGACGGACATCACCGCAAAAACGCGGGAACCTGTCGCGCGGACGTGCTTCAGCAACTGCGAACGCAGGACGGAAAATGGGTGGACATTCTCGCTGTCGGTGGACTCGAAGCCGACGATAAGATTGCGTCGCAGCAGTTCGGGATCCAGCATTTGGTCGGCTGTTGGCGTATCCCCGCTAACGGGAGGAGCGATCGATACGATTTTGCCCGTTTCAGCTTCTGCTCGCATGGCTACCTCGCTTTTGGATATAATTGGACATCTGACCCGCATAGGCATGCGACTTCAGCTGGTCGAAAACAGCCGTTAGACGCGTCAGAGGCTGCGGACGGTTCGCTTCGGGAATAACCGTTAGCGGCGGGGAGTTGAGCAATCGGGTGAGCGTTTCCGCACCATGTATTTTCCCGGCGACAAGCTCGTAACCCAGGATGGTACCGATCCCGACCACAAGCCCGGCGATCAGCCCAGCGAAGAGGATGGTGATCGGATGCGCTCCGAGCGCGTGGTGCGGCATGCTCGATTCATCGACGACGGAGAAGCGCTCGCCCTTGTCTTCGGACTGAAGCGTCACCGACACCTGAGCGTCTAGCTGCTTCTCACGCAAAGCCTCATATTGCCGGCGGATATTTTCATATTCGCGCTCGATCATGTTCAATTCATAGGCGGCCTGCGGCGCCTGCGCTGCGCGGCGTTCCATCTCGGCGATGGATCCCACAAGTTCGGCGCGGCGCGCCGCAAGCATGCGCGTGCGGGCATGGCTGGCGCTGATTTCGCGTTGGACGACGCTGCTGCCCTGCGATGCCTGTGAATCGCGCAAAGCGGCGCGTTGCTGGCTTACCGCTGCGCGGGCGGAGATCACTTCCGGATAGTTGTCGGCGTAGACCGCACTCAACTGGGCCAACCGTTCTTCGGCGCGGCGCAACGCTTCCACGCCCGGTGGGGTACGCGCATTTTCGTCGGCTTGGGCCGCGAGAAGGCTCGCCTGTTGCGAAAGACCCTGTGATTCAGCGTCGATCCGCGACACCTCTGCGCGCAGCGCGGAGTTCGATTGCGCGCTCATCGCGACATGGTCGGGTAAAGCGCCGGCGTAACGCGCTTCGACTTCGCGCCGCTTCTCTTCGAGACTTCCCAACTGGCGTCGCAATTCATCGGCGCGCCGCGCCAGAAATGCTGCCGTGCCGGTAGCCTGCTCGGTGCGGAAGCGCTTGTCTTCGACAAGGAAGGTGTCAGTCAACTGACGCGTTACGGCCTGGGCTTTCACCGGATCGAAGTAGGTGAAGGACAGGGAGAATGCGATGGTCGAGCCGCCGCCGCCAGGCTGGCCCTCGTTCGCGCCGACCAGTTCGACGGCGATCGCCTTACGGACAACCTCCAGCACGTCGTCGATCGGCATATCCTTGCGTTCGTCGGGGAACAGGTTGTTTTCCTGGACCAACTGCGAGAGGCGCTCGCGGCTCAGTATCTGCTGACGAATCTTGGCGATCCGTTCGTTCGCGACATGTGCGAGCGGCGCGGCAACCACGGTTGTCGGAATCTGCTGCGAATCGATCAACAGCGTCGCGGTCGAGCGATACTGTGGCTTTTGAAGCAGGATAGCGGTCGTGGCGATCAGCAGCCCAAGAAGGACTGGCAAGATGATCCATTTGCGCTTGCGATAGAGGGCGGCCGCGATCTCGCGCGGATAAATGCCCAGACCTTCGCTGTCGTGGTCAGCGCTCATTCGCCTGCTCCTCGTAATGATAGGCCGATCGAAAAAACAAATGCGTCGGCCTTCTCGTTTGCCCGCCGGTTGCGCTGCAAATAGGCTAGGTTGGGTGTCAGATAGAGATTACGCCCGATCCGGTGCTCATAGCCAACCGCACTGCGGAAAACGCGTGCCGGCGTGCCATCGCCGGGAAGGCGGGCGCGGCGATAGTCGACTTCCGAACGGATGGTTCCGAATTCGGAGATTCTGTGCCGGATTGCGGTGCCGACCGAA
This sequence is a window from Sphingopyxis sp. USTB-05. Protein-coding genes within it:
- a CDS encoding CpsD/CapB family tyrosine-protein kinase, which codes for MRAEAETGKIVSIAPPVSGDTPTADQMLDPELLRRNLIVGFESTDSENVHPFSVLRSQLLKHVRATGSRVFAVMSVQPGNGKTHVAVNLAAALSRIHPTTLVELDLRRPSIGQTLGLSPIRPGIDDALGELATLQDTGMRIDGTKLTVHRVRTPKANPEGLLSLDKLTALTNAIRNSDDQPICIIDTPPAVIHDDIMLIAPAVDGVIIVVQEARTSKRALVNMIKSLSPTPVIGAVLNRSLSSPLQMNEYEYYYNAMSEPQSP
- a CDS encoding glycosyltransferase, encoding MPLTSALLHKRAGQDGDKMLTGFQTTGQATTSGMKRPSIAVSARADESDGISPTSRKVAYLVNVYPKVSHSFIRTEIMALERLGIDVSRFTIRRTPESFSDAEDRAEAARTTALLDGNWWLLAGAVLRSFLKRPGKTCSALVRSLRKTESRVRAIAYFAEATMLAEQMERRNIRHVHVHFGTNPVAVARLAARLSAISYSFTAHGPDEFDAPLLLDLPGKIADAAFVAGVSSFGRSQLMRWSDPAHWDRIQVVRCAVAPHFLQEEATDPAGLESRTLTCVARLSAQKGLPLLVAAAARIAGSHDFTIDIIGDGDGRAVLEEQIERLNLTHRIRLLGWRSSEDVRKLLAASRALVLPSFAEGLPVVLMEALALGRPVVSTAIAGIPELVDDENGWLIPAGSVDELAEAMKAVLDAPRDQLEAMGRTGRARVLAAHHADINARELAALLDACL
- a CDS encoding cell wall hydrolase, with amino-acid sequence MASIAPPDPSAGGSLDIVAAISRWLSALLTVRTTVIVLLACIGLVLIFADQGTGKPEDHSKSASSGQSASGIAAPLLPPGVQPAATTGPEAEKARLINDSIAIVPAGRVAAKPFFWAGNMADRERATDCLAATGYYEAGTRAADQRAVMQVVLNRVRHPAFPHSICGVVFQGAERKTGCQFTFACDGSMARRQPSAAIWRQARITASEMLTGQIEPAVGNATHYHTDWVHPAWSSQMNKIAAIDTHLFFRWRGNIGEPQSFTTRYSGSEPLIARLAGLSIAHREGLLTADAPLPVVPFGAAALPSMRPENALTAAREILPDQARAPDADVFLVTLDKAGADGFARQAELACAGKTTCRFLGWTNPAYKASQFPVSGRAIDTLSFSYVRQGASDAGKARWNCNEFPRGDRAQCLRRGG
- a CDS encoding Wzz/FepE/Etk N-terminal domain-containing protein; its protein translation is MSADHDSEGLGIYPREIAAALYRKRKWIILPVLLGLLIATTAILLQKPQYRSTATLLIDSQQIPTTVVAAPLAHVANERIAKIRQQILSRERLSQLVQENNLFPDERKDMPIDDVLEVVRKAIAVELVGANEGQPGGGGSTIAFSLSFTYFDPVKAQAVTRQLTDTFLVEDKRFRTEQATGTAAFLARRADELRRQLGSLEEKRREVEARYAGALPDHVAMSAQSNSALRAEVSRIDAESQGLSQQASLLAAQADENARTPPGVEALRRAEERLAQLSAVYADNYPEVISARAAVSQQRAALRDSQASQGSSVVQREISASHARTRMLAARRAELVGSIAEMERRAAQAPQAAYELNMIEREYENIRRQYEALREKQLDAQVSVTLQSEDKGERFSVVDESSMPHHALGAHPITILFAGLIAGLVVGIGTILGYELVAGKIHGAETLTRLLNSPPLTVIPEANRPQPLTRLTAVFDQLKSHAYAGQMSNYIQKRGSHASRS